The Deferribacterota bacterium genomic sequence ATACAAAAATGTTTAACAACAGACAAATCCCTGCACATAACTGGCAATGGCTTATCTTCCCTATCCTTTAAACGTCTAAGCCTATCTATTACACTATGCTCAACTTTACAAATTAAATGAAAGCCACCTAATCCTTTAGCTGCAATAATTTTACCCTCTTTCAATAACTGCCACGTTTTAGTTAACCAATTCTCTTGTAAAATATTTCCATCTTTTCCTATAAGTTTTACTTTAGGGCCACATCTGTTGCATGCAATAGGTTGCGCATGAAAACGCCTATTACTCATTGTATTATATTCAAAGGCACAATCTGTACACATAGGGAATTCTTTCATAGAAGTTTGTTTTCTATCATAGGGTAGTCTTTCAACAATTGTAAATCTTGGGCCACAATTTGTACAATTAGTAAAAGGATAGAGATAAAACCTGCTTTCCACTGATAAAACATCTTTAACACATGCTGGACATATTGCAATATCTGGGGGAATAAGAGCCTTTCTATCTCCTTTTATATCACTTAGAAGAATTTGAAAATCTGTTATCTGTTTAGTTTTTATTTGTCTGGTCTCTATTTTCTTAATTCTTGCTAAAGTAGGAGCCTCAGAAATTAATTGCTTTTTAAAAGTCTCTATATTTGAAAGAGCACCTTGGACTACAATAAATAAACCATAATTAGTATTTTTTACCCAACCTTTTAAATTGTGTTCGACTGCAATCTTATAAACAAAAGGGCGAAAGCCAACTCCTTGAACTACTCCACTAAGCTTAAATTCAAAACAACCCTCTTTTATTTTCTTAGTTGTTTGTAAGCACATTTTAGCTTAATTAATTAGGTACAACCTGTTTATCACTGACTTTTCTTTCAATATAATTTATTATTTTT encodes the following:
- a CDS encoding Sua5/YciO/YrdC/YwlC family protein codes for the protein MCLQTTKKIKEGCFEFKLSGVVQGVGFRPFVYKIAVEHNLKGWVKNTNYGLFIVVQGALSNIETFKKQLISEAPTLARIKKIETRQIKTKQITDFQILLSDIKGDRKALIPPDIAICPACVKDVLSVESRFYLYPFTNCTNCGPRFTIVERLPYDRKQTSMKEFPMCTDCAFEYNTMSNRRFHAQPIACNRCGPKVKLIGKDGNILQENWLTKTWQLLKEGKIIAAKGLGGFHLICKVEHSVIDRLRRLKDREDKPLPVMCRDLSVVKHFCIVTKKEQDLLTSPIAPIVVMPVKNNDTLPSNLTKGLPTLGVMLPYSPLHLLLLQGPENILIATSANISDLPLIKDNEQALSKLQ